Proteins encoded together in one Candidatus Angelobacter sp. window:
- the pheT gene encoding phenylalanine--tRNA ligase subunit beta, translated as MKISYKWLKNYLKSSLDIQKISEVLTDIGLNVERIEENENIEIEFPPNCFYSMSHYGIARDLYVALTFRGFKVKLIKPPIIDCKMDKKYDFSVYLEEGRKCLRYSCMVFSGVKVTSSPKWMQNYLKSIGSIPINNIIDITNFVMHEIGQPLQAFDADLIKSRKIRIKSPKKNVLFETFNGSIKKLDTDDLVIFDGQTPICIAGILESAHYTVGPRSKNIFIESAYFDPISIRKSAKKHGLNTEYSFRFERGVDPDNTVNGIKRAALMIQEFGKGKISSEIIDIYPYIIPNFEVIFRPQKINTFFGGKISEKETKKILKLLEIQILSECGNLWKLSIPPYRFNLRWEEDIIEEILRIYGYNRIPNYGKKNFSISIKDISSIKDISLNIEGNVSKLLISNGFYESINLSFTKNETSKYMEKKGKSVIKIANPLNKDISIMRFSLLFGLLENVANNFRRKNMNLKFFEWGKIYYKEKNKYLEDPRLGLIFSGRNIDYSFSIMKGIVEQILKMGGLYKNLTQIIISDHLFFEKSILIKKKELPIVEIGKVNKHLVKKLHLKVFYSEFFWKNFMLLMKKRRVFFIEATKYPLAKRDLSFFIDHRISFEQLIQVVRSEEKNFIKKIEVFDVYKGEQVPKGKKSYAFRFYMGDERKTLINSVINETMEKLQDKFIKKLGAEFRST; from the coding sequence ATGAAAATATCTTATAAATGGCTAAAAAATTATCTAAAAAGTAGTTTAGATATTCAAAAAATATCAGAAGTTTTAACTGACATAGGATTAAATGTGGAAAGAATCGAAGAAAATGAAAATATAGAAATTGAATTTCCCCCTAATTGCTTTTACTCAATGAGCCATTACGGAATCGCTAGAGATCTTTATGTTGCTTTAACATTTAGAGGATTTAAAGTTAAATTAATAAAACCTCCAATAATTGATTGTAAAATGGATAAAAAATATGATTTCAGCGTTTACTTGGAAGAAGGAAGAAAATGTTTACGATATTCTTGTATGGTATTTTCTGGAGTAAAAGTAACTTCCTCTCCAAAATGGATGCAGAATTATTTGAAATCTATTGGATCAATTCCAATAAACAATATTATTGATATTACAAATTTTGTAATGCATGAAATAGGACAACCACTCCAAGCCTTTGATGCTGACCTAATAAAAAGTAGAAAGATTAGGATTAAATCCCCCAAAAAAAATGTCTTATTCGAAACGTTTAATGGATCTATAAAAAAATTGGATACTGATGACTTAGTCATTTTTGATGGACAAACTCCTATATGTATTGCTGGAATACTTGAAAGTGCACATTATACAGTGGGACCTAGAAGTAAAAATATATTTATTGAGAGTGCTTATTTTGATCCAATTAGCATCCGTAAAAGTGCTAAAAAACACGGATTAAATACTGAATATTCTTTTCGCTTTGAACGAGGAGTAGATCCAGATAATACCGTTAACGGGATTAAACGAGCAGCTTTAATGATACAGGAATTTGGAAAAGGAAAAATTTCGTCAGAAATCATTGATATATATCCTTATATTATCCCTAACTTTGAAGTTATTTTTCGACCTCAAAAAATAAATACTTTTTTTGGGGGTAAAATTTCTGAAAAAGAAACAAAAAAAATTTTAAAACTTCTAGAGATACAAATTCTTTCAGAATGTGGAAATTTATGGAAACTTTCAATTCCACCTTATCGTTTCAATCTTAGATGGGAAGAAGATATTATAGAAGAAATCCTTCGTATTTATGGATATAATCGTATTCCAAATTATGGAAAAAAAAATTTTTCAATATCAATAAAAGATATTTCATCAATAAAAGATATTTCTCTTAATATTGAAGGTAATGTTTCGAAATTATTAATTTCTAATGGTTTTTACGAAAGTATAAACCTGTCTTTTACAAAAAATGAAACTTCAAAGTACATGGAAAAGAAAGGAAAATCAGTGATAAAAATTGCGAACCCTTTGAATAAAGATATTTCGATAATGCGCTTCTCCCTATTATTTGGTCTTCTTGAAAATGTTGCTAATAACTTTCGCCGAAAAAACATGAACTTAAAATTTTTTGAATGGGGTAAAATTTACTATAAAGAGAAAAATAAATATTTAGAAGACCCTAGACTTGGGCTTATTTTTTCAGGAAGAAATATTGATTATTCTTTTTCTATAATGAAAGGAATTGTAGAACAAATACTTAAGATGGGGGGGCTGTATAAGAACTTAACCCAGATTATTATTTCAGATCATTTATTTTTTGAGAAAAGTATTTTAATAAAAAAAAAAGAACTTCCGATAGTGGAAATCGGTAAAGTAAATAAGCACTTAGTGAAAAAATTACATCTAAAAGTTTTTTATTCAGAATTTTTTTGGAAAAATTTTATGCTACTTATGAAGAAAAGAAGAGTTTTTTTCATAGAAGCTACAAAATATCCATTAGCAAAAAGAGATTTGTCTTTCTTTATCGACCATAGAATTTCTTTTGAACAACTTATTCAAGTTGTTAGATCAGAGGAAAAAAACTTTATTAAGAAAATAGAGGTTTTTGATGTTTATAAAGGAGAACAAGTACCAAAAGGTAAAAAATCTTATGCTTTCAGATTTTACATGGGCGATGAAAGGAAAACTTTGATAAACAGTGTAATTAATGAGACAATGGAAAAATTACAAGATAAATTTATAAAAAAATTAGGCGCAGAATTTAGATCCACTTAA
- a CDS encoding twin-arginine translocase TatA/TatE family subunit, which yields MEILFISSEDTFIIIFFAVLIFGPKKIPEIARSLGLGVKYIQKAIQEIKEEIYKE from the coding sequence ATGGAAATATTATTTATTAGTTCTGAGGATACTTTCATTATTATATTTTTTGCTGTTTTAATCTTTGGTCCCAAAAAAATACCAGAAATTGCCCGAAGCCTAGGGTTGGGCGTAAAATATATTCAAAAAGCTATTCAAGAAATCAAAGAAGAGATTTACAAAGAATAG